The Pempheris klunzingeri isolate RE-2024b chromosome 15, fPemKlu1.hap1, whole genome shotgun sequence genome contains the following window.
tcctaATCACAATATCTCCAAAAAGCAATATTGGATTTGTAATGTAACCAAAGATtattagagtaaaatagactaAACCGGGTGGTTCAGTTTAGGGAaacaatgtggaaaatgtgtctgtaatCATTTATGCCTTTTAACCTGAATAACCCCACAGAGCTGTTTGCAGGTCCATCAATACATATGCATGAGGTGCAGAAAAGCTTTGttgtacacacactgtggttAAACTAATTTCCACTGAATGCACGAGGGTTTACCTGAATTACAAATATGTTACGCTGAGTTACAGAGAAAtatgtgtgaaatgaaacacaagatGACTACAGTTCTCCATTTGCCCTGAAGCCGCCTTAAACTGCTTCATAAAGTTGAATATTTTGCTGAAAAGTATGATGTCACATGGGGACACGCTTTATGTGAGCTGcctgtaatgtaaatgtaagcGAAATAATATGAACACTGGTGCTATTGTTACGCCCCAAACAGGGTATTACTGTAGCCTGTGATTCAGCTGTCTTTGAGACTGTATgctggcagagctgcagctgtgaggcctcctccaaaataaaaatgcatcatgtCTGACCTCACTCAACACATGCTATAATGGAGCAAAAGCCATTGCAAACCACTGGAGGCTGAACACATTTTGCAGCCACTCCCAGAAACAGTGAGCCATATCCTTTTTCATGTTGGAGTGCTTAGCTAATCCAAATACCAGTTTTACTGGCCCACTTGTGTGTTCACAGAGGGAGGCGTGGTGCCTCTGTGTGATCTAACGTAGTCTGGTAGTCCCCAGAGAACACATTGTCTCCTGTTTATCATCTATGGGAATGGATGGGTTATTCAGTAACATGAGCTCATTTATCATATATCTTTCTTTATGATTTCTGCTACAGTGCTGTAGAAGGAGAACTCAGTCTCAGATAACACGGAGTAACATATTTATTTGAGACCCCCCCCATCCTCGCTGTGCACCAAAGGGCTCAGCAGCTAACTAAGCCTATTAGTTGACATCTGCGTCTTGGTTATTATACTCTTGTTGCGTGTATAGATTTACTTTCATTGATGATGTGTTCGACCACAAATACGTGTGGAGGATAAAACTGCATCAATTTACATTGTTTGTAAAGCCAGATTAGTGCGTGCAAATTAAGCAATAATCATTTTACTTCCACAATGCTCTAtgcattttagaaaaaaataataacatcaGTCAAACAAAATATAGCAGGATTCATTGAGCAGGTAGCTTTAGTCCATACAGTGAGCAGTGACCTTCGAGGATCATACCATTGAGTCTGCAAGGTTTGAgccattaaccctttaacgccaagtgtatcgtatttgatacatgagtttttgagacctctacaacatcagtgtgatatttttttgtattttatctacgttttatgtgtttttgtttgtttaagataaacatactgtgagcaataaattgcacaaaaaagctggatgtagcaaaaatgatacaaattaagactttttaaactatttttttttggttgtaatttgtcaaaataaataaaataataatgaataagtGAATAAACATTCCAGTTCCAAAAAATTCGAATTTTCTGGCAATtctttcatggttcaggcattaacGGGTTAAACTGCAAATTTTGtacaatttccatttttgttgaCCTTTtgttaaattcatttttcatattgACTTGCCTTTGGCTTGTGTTGACTTATGTATGATGAATATGTCAATATAAGGTTTGTTAAAGCAGCACTAgaggcatttaaaaaaactccAAACGGTGGTATTGAgttgaaatgaataaagtcaaataataacataaaatcATATAACACAGTGGTGTGTTCAGGAGCCGATTAATTTGAGAAgtacagaaaatgtgattttactgCAAAGTACAGCAAAGGGACAGAAAATTTAGTTTAATCCTAATAATATCATGTTTGCCTGTATCTTTGAATGAAGCCCTTAGTACAGTAGCAAAGagattaataaaaaaaggaaaatgcacaAGATTAACCAGAAGTATgcactgtatatataaaatgtacatatgCATATAAAAGAATAGTCCAACTGTCATAGAGCCTCATAAGTATTTCTTGGGGTGGTGTTCATGGAAAAGAATAACACTactgaaaagaacattttaggCAAAGTGACACACAAATAGTAAAATGCCATAATGAAAACGTTCTAAAATATGAATGTTGCTTTGCTTAACAAAAACTAATCCAGTGCCAGATGTTAAAACATAAATCCTGACAGGGTCTGGTACAGACGTTTTGTGACAACTTTCATGGTAATATTTAGTTCACCTCAGTGACCAGGATCAGATTAACAGGTGAAGAGGACAAATATCACATGTATCAAGTCGCTCACAGAGGTGATGATGTAGCTCTCTGCTATCACAAActggggataaaaaaaaagtattttatattgATAAATAACTAATGAACTGTTGCACATTTCTAAAAGGCACAGTATTATGATTAGTACATGAcactttatacttttattagATAGCACCCAAAGAGAGATGGCAGAAAATGAGGGAGATGTGACAAAGTTTCCTGCCCTGACAGCACATTATGGAAATATTAGTGTCTGctcattttgtcttcttctacgtttgttttgtcacttaagtatttttttttaattaaattttgaAGCTACACCAATGAGAGAGGATATTTTCATGCTGTACATTTGACCCTGATCACCTAGATTGATTAAATATTTCCATGAAAGCACCAAATTGCCATAGAATCATTCAAATCTTGTCTTTCCCTTCCCTAGTGCACTATTTACATTTTCCATCTTAATGACTGAGGctctttcacattttcacattcattacGTCATGGTATGATCTCAGTATTTGAGTATAACTGTGCCTGAGGTGTGATTTTTGCAAAACACTGAGACagcactcccccccccccacagcgaAACTGTTTTATGGTTTATGGGTTTAGAGCAGGATTTAGTCAAATTAGGAAAAGACACATTAAAAGCAGCACAGATCAGTTTGCAGTACTTTGTAATTATAACAGAAACGCGTAGCAGATGAAGCTCTTGATCTTGAGATgaacagacaaagaagaaaagcagaaaaccaGCAGAGGGCTGGAGACAGAGGACAGTGGGCCAGTAAAACGGAATATATTCTGGTCGTTGCAGGAAATGTGGTGGGCCTGGGCAACGTGTGGAGATTTCCTTACCTCTGCTACAAAAATGGTGGAGGTGAATCATATAAATTCCAAATTTGGTAAAGAGCTGATGGAATGAATAATTTCTATGTGCATACATGCAGTATCGCTCCATTTGCTCACCTAGGTGCCTTTCTGGTGCCGTACGGCCTGCTAGCTGTGGTGTGTGGGATACCTCTGTTCCTACTGGAGACCTCAGTTGGTCAGTACACCCAGGAAGGATCCATCACCTGTTGGAGGAAACTGTGTCCACTGGCACAAGGTGAGTTGATGTTTGCTGAGCTAAAAAGATGCaatcaacattaaaaaaaagtgacattttgcaCACGCTACTTTAATATCAACTTgcaaaattaaatatttctgaCACAATTTTTCACTGGAACGTCTTACTTTTACAAATACACTTACAAAAACATAAactatgtttttcttttttttttttttttaggaattgGATATggaaatattataattaaactTTATGACTTCAGCTACATTATAGTCCAAGTCTGGGCTCTCTTCTACCTGCTGTTCTCATTCAGATCCCAGCTCCCCTGGGCCACCTGTGAGAACAGCTGGAACACAGGtaagacttagacttagacttagacttctttatttgatcccccatagtgggaaattttcttgttacagcagcaacaatataaacagggagagtgaaaaaaacaaagcaatagaaaagacaaaaaatagcaaatataaatataaatataaatatatggattgtgatgaaatgaaataaatatttacaccagaggatatttacactttagacaaGCTTTACACTATGGAGTTTACTTAAATATTTAAAGCTTGCAAAAAGATTTTATAACACCATTTTATATGCCAAAGATTTTCCTTAATGTCTTCAGTTGTGTAACAGTAATTCCTCACATTTACCATTACCCTTTGCTTGTTCTCTAAACCAGTGAACTGTGTGGGTCTTCAGATTTGGGATTCTCCCTCAACAAATCTGACAAATCAGACTGTGCTGAAAAACACCACCTCTGCTGCCACAGAGTTCTGGGAGTGAgtttaaattcattttcttttaatgaacaAGTGGCCATATCATTAATATGCCACAACAGCATTCCTCAAAGGATGCTACCTACATGATTTTTGCTCATTCTTTCTTGCATCATCTTACTGTTAAACATCTTTTTAATATAGAATAGTTATCAAGGGAGCTCATAATTTCCTGTCACTCCACATGTACCATTCCCACTCTCCTCAGACGACGGGTGTTGGCCAAGTCTGCAGGCATCGAGGAGCTGGGCAGTGTGAAGTGGGAGCTGGCTTTGTGTCTTCTGCTCTGCTGGGTGTTCTGCTACTTCAGTATCTGGAAAGGTGTCAGATCCTCCGGAAAGGTGAGAAGAGGATTTTATCTAGAATGTTCATCCCTCACTATGCATTTCTATTGAGGTATTTAATAGCTTATTTTCATCAATAATCTCCGTTCTCGTTCTGACAAATAATCAGTCACATTTGCTCTTTTTAAAAGGTAGCATACTTCACAGCTACTTTCCCCTACGTGATGCTCATAATACTGCTCATCAGGGGACTGACTCTACCTGGAGCTTGGGAAGGGATCCATTTCTACCTCTATCCAGACTTGAACCGCCTGGCTAAGCTTGAGGTATCTTGTTTATGTTATGTAGAGTATATTGACAGAAGACAGTAGAGCAGCACGACTGGTTATTAATCTTCTCAATCATATCCTGTATTTCTGTCTCATTTCTTGTCCCAAATGAGAGAAGATCAACCCAGAGAACCCAGAACCCTGTTTGGACAGCTTAAAtatcccatattatgcaaatggtacttttaaaagtcttttcaacattaaaatgtgtcccAAGTGTGACCTTCAGATGGTCAGAgaacttcaaacttcaaaaagtccatcctctctcattttcttctgcgtgaaaacactgtttagatttgactccctttatgatgtcataaggggatctgttgatcatttgacctccagcccttcagcaggctgactgtccccACTGAAAACTtctgtccgccattgttttttcctcactaacgaCAGCTGCCGctaacacaaagatgtcaaagGCAAAAACTGTTAGTCTAAGACAGAGCGTGCtgacagagactgaaaacagctgctactagaaaaataatttgtgttttgaacAATAAACCCTGTAAACCTATTTTAGTAGGACCCccaaacacaagtatgaacttggAAATTAGCACAATATGGCATTAGTGGGACACTGTGAGACATAAAAAACAAGAATGGAGGAAGCCCAGAGTTTGTTTTCCAAACTGTGCAACATCTGGCAatacagcatgaaaacaaaggCATGACAACTGTGTCAAATCCATCCTATTTGTGTTGCTCTGATTGTTGGCAGAAGTTGATATGAAAAGGATCGAGGCCAAAGTCATAGCTGTGGAAACATAGAGAAAGCAAAAGTATGTACATCATCACTGAAATAAGGTAAAGGTGATGGCTGGGACATGTGCTTTGAATGGAGGCGGATCTGAGCACGGCAAGTCTGTGCTTTCATCCAAGAGCTGTGATTCAcaaaaatagtgtgtgtgttaaataaacATTCCTAGAAATCAAGTCATACCCATGTAGTATTTCAAATATACAATGAGTCTGAggaagaacaaaacaacaacacaccatAACACAAGTATGACATTAATATGAATTATCATTGAGCAATATTTCTATAATATACTTTCTGGGATATTGCAGGTGTGGATAGAAGCAGGATCTCAAATATGCTTCTCCTACAGCGTGACTTTAGGAGTCCTGAATGTCTTGGGCAGCTATAATGAGTACAATAACAACTGTTATAAGTAAGTATAAGCTGCAAAGCACAATCACTTACGCAAGAACACTTTCAGGAAAAAAGTTTATTggctgtatgtatgtatttgtttaaaaaataagaattaaatGTTATAACCAACAACCAAAGCAAGAAGCAAacattatttctacattttattttgacaatatATGCATGCATCTGACCTCCTGTGACCTCCAGGGATTGTTTTTGGCTCTGCCTGCTGAACAGCGGGACCAGTTTTGTTGCTGGATTTGCCGTCTTCTCCGTACTTGGATTCATGGCTCAGAAACAGGGTGTTACTGTCGACACTGTGGCAGAGTCGGGTATATTTAAAGATCTCATATGACATGCAGATGAAATTCCGTATTAAATCTGGTGACAAAtaactttctctttcttgtttGGCTCTCAGGTCCGGGTCTGGCCTTCATCGCTTACCCTCATTCTACAGCTATGATGCCTTTGCCACAGTTCTGGACTGTCTGCTTCTTCCTGATGCTCATTCTGCTGAGTGTTGACACACATGTGAGATGTTTTGTTGCATTACCTTGTGATTAATTACCAATGGATTGTTGCTATATAAAATAATTGTCTACTCACTTTATTTCACTCCCAGTTTGTGACTGTTGAGTGTCTCATCACCTCTATAAGCGACTTGTTTCCAAAGCTGTTTCGTAAACGTGGCAGACGTGAGATGTTCGTCCTTtccatctgtacatccttcTTCCTCATACATCTGATGGTGGTCTCTGaggtaaaataattatttccatGAAAGTACATTCAGACTATTGCCacaaaatgttgtatttctCACATGAACATCTCGCCTCTCGCTGCTGCAGGGAGGGATTTACATATTCCAGCTTATTGATTATTATGGCACTACCAGAGCTTGTCATTATTTCATGGGGTTATCTGAGTGTCTGGCTGTGGCCTGGGGTTTTGGTAAGTAAAAAGGCATTTTTATTGTGTCCCTTTTTCCTGATATAATTTGACtgtatataatttatatatatatttacgaCTTATTTTACTGATTATCCTTTCACATTGGACATAGTATCATTTTAGTTACAATGTTCTGcaatactaataaaaaaaaaacacatagtATGACTGTGTCTAACGTACAGTCTATGAATTTGTATTAGGTGCTGATCGGGTTATTAATATCATTGAGGAGATGACGGGGCAGAGACCATCTGTCTTTTTCAAACTGTGCTGGAAATATGTCATTCCCCTGCTGTCGCTGGTGAGTCAGAAAAGTTTTAAGAGAAACTAAATTTAGTTGCATTGCTCCAATAATGAGACTACCAGCAGCTCTGTAGGCTGTACAGAGGCACAGCTGCGCTGGGAGCTAAATGTTAACACATGGTAATTTAGGATGATGTGAAAGAGCACTAAACATGAATTACAACTTAAGATGATGAGGatatcattagttttgcaggtgtttggttataaaacaaatatttattttagaatTAAAAGTTTGATCTGATGATGCAGCTCGAGGTTATGATAATTCATCCTGAGAGGGATAGTTTAGAGACAAGAATGtcactcaaaaccaaaaatgcCACCTGCCAGTGTCACTAGAGGAAAAGAcagtggatcaccaaagtcagaaGGGttaatcctctggggaccataaaAGTCTGAACTAGACTTTTCTATCTGATTCAAAGACATTGCtagacaaaacattttgttctgttttttttcccccccaagaTACATAACTCTCCACACCTTCACAGATTTCCTTTGTCCTGTACCTGGTTGATTTCAAACACCTCAAGATTAACGACAG
Protein-coding sequences here:
- the LOC139214190 gene encoding sodium- and chloride-dependent betaine transporter-like, which encodes MNRQRRKAENQQRAGDRGQWASKTEYILVVAGNVVGLGNVWRFPYLCYKNGGGAFLVPYGLLAVVCGIPLFLLETSVGQYTQEGSITCWRKLCPLAQGIGYGNIIIKLYDFSYIIVQVWALFYLLFSFRSQLPWATCENSWNTVNCVGLQIWDSPSTNLTNQTVLKNTTSAATEFWERRVLAKSAGIEELGSVKWELALCLLLCWVFCYFSIWKGVRSSGKVAYFTATFPYVMLIILLIRGLTLPGAWEGIHFYLYPDLNRLAKLEVWIEAGSQICFSYSVTLGVLNVLGSYNEYNNNCYKDCFWLCLLNSGTSFVAGFAVFSVLGFMAQKQGVTVDTVAESGPGLAFIAYPHSTAMMPLPQFWTVCFFLMLILLSVDTHFVTVECLITSISDLFPKLFRKRGRREMFVLSICTSFFLIHLMVVSEGGIYIFQLIDYYGTTRACHYFMGLSECLAVAWGFGADRVINIIEEMTGQRPSVFFKLCWKYVIPLLSLISFVLYLVDFKHLKINDRYIYPDWAYALGWTMTLSSVLMVPLWAVGQMCLTPGTLRQRLSVLCRPAEDPAWPRRKEGEEGETTVELTTSVVTT